The DNA segment TTACCACAACGAGGCGACCAAAGCCGAGGCCGATAAAGTGGTGGCGGAGATCAAGTCGGGAGGCGGCGAAGCTTTTGCGGTAGCTGCGGATTTCACCAAGCCGACCGAAGTGGCGGGAATTTTCACTGCCGTTAAACAAAAATTCGGCGGAATTGATATCGCCGTGAACACGGTGGGCAAGGTGCTGCGCAAGCCGATCATCGAAACCACCGAAGCGGAATACGACAGCATGATGGCCGTCAACGCCAAGTCCGCTTATTTCTTCATCAAGGAAGCCGGACTGCATTTGAACGAGGGCGGTAAAATCATCACCATCGTCACCTCGCTGCTGGCCGCTTTCACTGATGGTTATTCGACCTATGCGGGCGGCAAGGCGCCAGTGGAACACTTCACCCGCGCGGCGGCCAAAGAATTCGCCAAACGCGGCATTTCCGTCACGGCGGTTGGTCCCGGCCCGATGGATACCCCTTTCTTTTACGGTCAGGAAACGCCTGAACGCGTGGCGTACCACAAATCACAATCGCTCAATGGCGATTTGACCAAGATCGAAGATATCGCCCCCATCGTGAAATTTTTAGCGACGGAAGGCTGGTGGATTACCGGTCAAACCATCTTCGCCAACGGCGGTTACACCACGCGTTGACATCCCGGAATTTCCGGTCGAGGCACGCCGTGCGGAATAATCCGACGGCGCGCGCTTTCGTTCAGATGAACTCGTTGATCAAGTTTTCCAGATACTCCTGGCGGCCGCTGGCGTTGGCGCTGATTTCGCCTTTTTCGAGCATGTACGCTTCCAGTTCCTTGAAGCCGACTTTGCCCTTTTCGATCTTGGCGCCGATGCCCGAGTCCCACGAGGCGTAGCGCTGCCGCACAAATTTGTCCAAGCGTCCATCCTGGCGAATTGCGACGGCGATTTTGAGGCCGCGCGCAAACGCGTCCATGCCGCCGATGTGGGCGTGGAACAAATCCACCGGTTCGAAACTTTCACGTCGCACCTTGGCGTCGAAATTGACCCCCCCGGTTTTGAATCCACCATATTTCAACACGCTCAGCATGGTGTAGGTCGTGAGATAAATGCTGGTCGGAAACTGATCCGTGTCCCAGCCGAGCAATTCATCGCCCGTGTTCGCATCAATGGACCCTAACGCGCCCGCCGCGCCGGCGACTTCCAACTCGTGCTGCATGGTGTGTCCGGCCAGCGTGGCGTGGTTGGTTTCCACATTCAGTTTGAAATGCGGTAACAGTCCGTAGGCGCGCAGAAAATTCAAGCACGCCGCCGCATCCGAATCGTACTGATGCTTGGTCGGCTCTTTCGGTTTGGGTTCGATATAAAATTGTCCCTTGAAACCGATCTGCTTTTTATAGTCCACCGCGAGGTGCAGCAATCTGGCCAAGTGATCCTGCTCGCGTTTAAGGTCCGTGTTGAGCAACGTCATGTAGCCTTCGCGCCCGCCCCAAAAAGTGTAACCGCTGCCCTTCAATTCATGCGTGATCTCCAGCGCCTTTTTGATCTGGGCCGCCGCGAACGCAAAAGCATCCGCGTTACAACTCGTGCCGGCCCCGTGCATGAAGCGCGGATTGGAAAATAGATTGGCCGTCCCCCACAGCAACTTGACCCCGGTCCGCTTCTGTTCGGCCTTCAACACCCGGGCCACGGCATCCAAATTTTTGTTGCTGGCGCGCAAACTGTCGCCCTCCGGCGCCAGATCGCGGTCGTGGAAGCAATAAAACGGCGCGCCGAGTTTTTCAAAAAATTCAAACGCCACCCGCGCGCGATTTTCGGCGTTGGCAACCGAATTGGAACCGTCATCCCAGGGGCGCTGCATGGTACCGGCCCCGAATGGATCGCTGCCCGTGCCCCGGAACGTATGCCAATACGCCACGGCAAAGCGCAGGTGTTCGCGCATCGTTTTGCCGGCCACCACCGCATTGGCATTGTAGTGCTTGAACGCGAGCGGGTTCTTGGACTTTGGACCTTCGTATTTGATCTTGGGGATTTTTGGAAATGCTGCGGGCATGATGTTGTAATTCGTTATCACCGACCTCCTGAAGCGGCCTCCGCAAACCCAGGCGCGGCGGTCCGGCTTCAGTTCAATCTGGAACGAGAATGCCGGGGCGGATTCGCTTTGGCAATCTTTCCGTGCGGCGGGCGGGCGTGCCAATGGAGTCTGGAGTTGCGCTGTGTCGGTGATTCTGCCAACACTATGTCGTCGGATGCGTGGCTGGGGTCTTAGCTCAGTTGGTAGAGCGTCTCGTTCGCAATGAGAAGGTCAGGGGTTCGAACCCCCTAGACTCCACCAGCCACTCCTCGAAGACTCGCCCAGTTACACAATAATTATCACCCTATGCCCCGCCCGACTTCACTGGTAAAAACAATGATCGGGGTCGGTCTCGCCAGTGTGCTGCTCTATGTCGCCGGCTTTTCCTGGATCGAACATAATCGCTACAAAAAGGGGCCTTGGGAATTTACCTTTCTCGAATCGAACCAGACGCCCACACTGCAAATCACGCAACCTGCCTTGGGACTGAGCAACGTCACCCTCGTTTTTTTTGACGCCCCCGCGCCCACCAACCTGCCGCAAACGGTTCGCTTTCATTTGGGAGAAAAGCCGCCGTTCGAGCTTCCGTTTGGGCGCTGCGTATTTCTCGATACCTTGTTCCTGCCGGG comes from the Verrucomicrobiia bacterium genome and includes:
- a CDS encoding SDR family oxidoreductase, whose amino-acid sequence is MDKHELKNKVALIGGGAKNLGGLISRTFAQEGARICVHYHNEATKAEADKVVAEIKSGGGEAFAVAADFTKPTEVAGIFTAVKQKFGGIDIAVNTVGKVLRKPIIETTEAEYDSMMAVNAKSAYFFIKEAGLHLNEGGKIITIVTSLLAAFTDGYSTYAGGKAPVEHFTRAAAKEFAKRGISVTAVGPGPMDTPFFYGQETPERVAYHKSQSLNGDLTKIEDIAPIVKFLATEGWWITGQTIFANGGYTTR
- the xylA gene encoding xylose isomerase, which encodes MPAAFPKIPKIKYEGPKSKNPLAFKHYNANAVVAGKTMREHLRFAVAYWHTFRGTGSDPFGAGTMQRPWDDGSNSVANAENRARVAFEFFEKLGAPFYCFHDRDLAPEGDSLRASNKNLDAVARVLKAEQKRTGVKLLWGTANLFSNPRFMHGAGTSCNADAFAFAAAQIKKALEITHELKGSGYTFWGGREGYMTLLNTDLKREQDHLARLLHLAVDYKKQIGFKGQFYIEPKPKEPTKHQYDSDAAACLNFLRAYGLLPHFKLNVETNHATLAGHTMQHELEVAGAAGALGSIDANTGDELLGWDTDQFPTSIYLTTYTMLSVLKYGGFKTGGVNFDAKVRRESFEPVDLFHAHIGGMDAFARGLKIAVAIRQDGRLDKFVRQRYASWDSGIGAKIEKGKVGFKELEAYMLEKGEISANASGRQEYLENLINEFI